The bacterium genome window below encodes:
- a CDS encoding GGDEF domain-containing protein — translation MSRLQRSSRYFLEHLLPREALQPAEREQLDRALRGSDPELERALALELAERLVARGVYARDGGGDYVFARAGERYRLVLRRALGAPTAERRAAPPPPAAAAIPLPEPPLERLREVLAVLRLHGRQPGILSGLGRLLAALGRWYPSSGATLYHFQDLEDGDSLPGLLPLEPDTLAAGHPFHRALAGSGLLALAADAPGQGSFPAAGAATREGHWLLLPLRLPSEDGSLPWGLLELRLPPGPLPASLPAELGLLGEALSELVHNHRVLAGVVYVDGLTQVYNRSFLDLQLPVEVERATRNSESLAMLVVDLDDFKQINDRHGHEAGDGVLREFGGLLQRTLRRVDLVFRFGGEEFVVLLPRLDEESALRAAERLRLAVAEG, via the coding sequence ATGAGCCGCCTCCAGCGCAGCAGCCGCTATTTTCTCGAGCATCTGCTGCCCCGCGAGGCCCTGCAGCCCGCGGAGCGGGAGCAGCTGGACCGCGCTCTGCGCGGCAGCGACCCCGAGCTCGAGCGAGCTCTGGCCCTCGAACTGGCCGAGCGCTTGGTCGCGCGCGGCGTCTACGCGCGCGATGGGGGCGGCGATTACGTCTTCGCCCGCGCCGGGGAGCGCTACCGCCTCGTGCTCCGCCGGGCCCTCGGGGCGCCGACCGCGGAGCGGAGGGCAGCGCCGCCGCCGCCCGCGGCGGCGGCGATCCCCCTGCCGGAGCCGCCGCTGGAGCGCCTGCGCGAGGTTCTCGCCGTGCTTCGCCTCCATGGCCGCCAGCCGGGCATCCTCAGCGGCCTCGGCCGCCTCCTCGCCGCGCTCGGGCGCTGGTATCCCAGCAGCGGCGCGACGCTCTACCATTTCCAGGATCTCGAGGACGGCGACAGCCTGCCCGGCCTCCTGCCGCTGGAGCCGGACACCCTGGCGGCCGGGCATCCCTTCCACCGGGCCCTGGCGGGGAGCGGGCTGCTCGCCCTGGCCGCCGATGCGCCGGGGCAGGGCAGCTTCCCGGCGGCGGGCGCGGCGACCCGGGAGGGGCACTGGCTGCTCCTGCCCCTGCGCCTGCCGAGCGAGGACGGCAGCCTGCCCTGGGGACTGCTCGAGTTGCGCCTGCCGCCGGGTCCCTTGCCGGCCAGCCTGCCGGCCGAACTCGGCCTGCTCGGCGAGGCGCTCTCGGAGCTGGTCCACAACCACCGCGTGCTGGCCGGCGTCGTCTACGTCGACGGGCTGACGCAGGTCTACAACCGCAGCTTCCTCGACCTGCAGCTGCCGGTCGAAGTGGAGCGCGCCACGCGCAACAGCGAGTCGCTGGCGATGCTCGTCGTCGATCTGGACGACTTCAAGCAGATCAACGATCGGCACGGCCATGAGGCCGGCGATGGCGTGCTGCGCGAGTTCGGCGGCCTCCTGCAGCGCACGCTGCGCCGCGTCGACCTCGTCTTCCGCTTCGGCGGGGAGGAGTTCGTCGTGCTGCTCCCGCGCCTCGACGAGGAGAGCGCCCTGCGCGCCGCCGAACGTCTGCGCCTGGCCGTGGCCGAGGGG